ATAATAAACGTCTTTTGGGAAACCAGCTAAATCTACAATTCCGAAATACGAACTAATAGATGGCCACTCATAAGGAGTTGGTTCACCAATATAATCGAAACCAGTCCAGATGTACATTCCTGAAAGGAAATCATGTTTTTTGATTACTTTCCAAGTAGCTTCGTGTGTAGAACCCCAAGGCGCCTGCACTTGATCGTAAGCTGATACTGTATTGCCTGGATTTCCTTCTGTGAATTTTAAATCCCATCGTACTGGCCATTTTTTAATATCATCGGACTTTACATCATAATATCCACGAGTTTCCAAAGCTGAAGTTGTTTCGGTAGCAATGAAAGATTTTCCAGGGAAATTCTTTTGATGATACTCATAAGTTTGATGTGCATAATTGTAACCAATAATATCTAAAACACCAGATTTTGCTATAGAATTAAAATACGTTTTAGCCTTATCAAATTGCAAAGTTACTTCGTCAATATTCATGTTAACTGGCGGATTCATAGCTGCCGTAATTGGGCGAGTTTTATCATATTGACGGGTGATAGCAACTAATTCTTTTGCAATTGTAACTCCTGTTTCACTCCATTGTTCTGGAATTTCATTACCAATACTCCATATAAAAACAGATGGGTGATTGCGATCGCGAAGCAATTGATCGATTAAATCTTTTTTATGCCATTTGTCCCAATCATTAGCATAATCATATTTTGTTTTGGTTTGTTTCCACATATCAAAAGCTTCGTCCATAACGATGAAACCCATTTTATCACAAAGGTCTAAAAGCTCAGGAGCTGGTGGATTGTGCGAAGTTCTGATTCCGTTTACACCCATCTCTTTCAAGATTTCCAACTGACGTTCGATAGCTCGTGTATTAATTGCAGAACCTAACGGACCTAAATCATGGTGCATACAAACTCCCTTTATTTTAACTTGTTTTCCATTTAAAATAAAACCTTTGTTTACATCAAATTTGAAATCTCTGATTCCGAAACTGGTTTTATATTGATCAACAATTTTATCATCAACCGAAATTTCGGTAACTGCTGTGTACAATTCTGGTTTTTCAACAGACCATAAAACCGGAGATTCTACCTGTGTTTCCTGTTTGATTGTTTGATTTGCGTTTGCAACAATTGTTATATTTTGGGTAACCGAAGTTACTTTAGTGTCTTCTTTGAAAATAGTAGTAGTTACTATTGCTTTTTTTGAAACTGAGTTTTGATTTTGAATCGTAGTTTCAAGATTTACTGAAGCTTTTTCGACAGTAACTTTTGGAGTGGTAACATAAGTTCCCCATTGCCCCACGTGTAATTTATCTGTGGTTTCTATCCAGACATTTCTAAAAATTCCTGAACCAGAATACCAACGTGAGTTCGGTTGTTTTGAATTGTCAACCTTAACAATTATTTCGTTGTTTTTGTCTCCATAATTTAAATATTGAGACATATCATATTGAAAACCAATATATCCATTTGGACGTTTACCTAAATAATGTCCATTAATCCATACTTCGCTGTCTTTGTAAACACCATCAAAAATGATTGATGTTACTTTTGTGCTGTCAGCTGCAGACACTTTAAATGTTTTTTTGTACCAGCCTAATCCGCCAGTAAGCGCTCCGCCTCCATAACCTGCAGGACTTTTTTCGTCAAACTTTCCTTCGATACCCCAGTCATGAGGAACATTTAAAGTTCTCCAAACTGTTGCATTACTGATAGTATCTTTATCTTTTAAACTGTCATTTAAATGAAAACTCCAATCATTATTGAAAGTTACTTTTCTAGAACTAAAATCTGTCTCATTTCTATTGCATGACGCCGTTAAAATTGTAATCACAAAGAGAACTAATCCATGAATAAAATTGCTTAAATATTTCATTTTTATAAAATTATAATGTCCTTAAGTATAATTAAAGTACCGATAAGTATTAACCTACCGGCACATTAAAATATTTTTTTAATCTATATTCTAATTTTAAATACCTATTCTTTTTGAATATGCAATCAAGAGTAGTATATGACTACTAACTCTTGATAACGCATAATCTCAAATAAATTTCTATTCAAAAATTAAATGAATTCTAAGCTTATTTTACTACAAAATGATAAATCATATAATCTTTGTCTGCTCTAATCGCAAGGATAGCCAATGTGGTTTCAGTAAGTTCTACAATCTGAACATTAGTAAAACTAAATGAAGAACTAAAGTAGCTTGCCTCATTTGGATGCAACATTTCTGTTCCTCCGTTAAAACCAATTCTGTCATTTGTTGAACCTTCTGTCAAACTTAAATTGAAGGTTCCTGTTTTAGTTTGTTGTACAGTACTTCCAGTAGCTGGATCTGTTTGTTTTACTGAAACATTATAACCTCCGTTAAGATCAAAAGTAATTTCTCCCCAATCTTTATTTTCCAAACCTGCCCAAGAAATATCAGAAAGATTTGGCCACCAACCATGACCACTTACGGCAATATTTTGATAAGATGCAGGTTTTCCAAGAAATTCTAGAGGTGCGGTCATATACATAACCCATGTTTTACCATTAACTCCATTAGTTAGTAAATTCCATCTTGGATCGTTAAATAAACTTGTATCATTTTCAGCAACTGTTATTGTTTTTGTGGAAGTCACTGACCCCCCTTGTTCAAAAACTCTAAGGCTTATATTATACGTACCAGCAAATGGTAACGAAATAGTAGTTTCACTCAAATTAGAATGTCCTAACTCATTGCCTTTGCTATCAGTATAACTCCAATAAGGAATAACACCCGGCGTTAAATTTTTCAACTTTACAACATTCCCTCCAGGATTAGTTACAAAATCCTGCGTAACATCAAAAGCTACATCCGATTTATCCATCGTATCGTCTAGAGAATAGGTATCAGGTGAACAAGATGGCACTAATACTAGTACCATTAACATCAAAAATGATGTAATTAATAATTTAGTCTTTTTCATTTTTTTAAATTTTTAGTTAAAATTACCAACCAGCATTTTGCTTTAAAACTCCACCAGATAAAGTGATTTGAGTATTAGGAATTTGTTGAAGTCCCTTTGTAGCTTGGATTTTAGCAGCCGTAATAGTTTTTGTACCAGCAACTCCACCACTTAATAAGGTCGTAGTTTCTGCAATAGTTGAAGAAGCTATACCAATCCCTTGACGCAATAAATCCCAATATCTAACACCCTCAAGAGCAAATTCTAACTGTCTTTCTTTCATTATATTATCTTGAGTTACTGGTAAAGTTGTAAAACTAGCTTTATAGGCTCTTTGTCTAACTTCATCAAAATAGGCTTGAGCATTCCCACTTCCTAATTCGGCAGCCATTAACAAAACATCTGCATATCTAATTACAGTATAATCTTGAAATTGGCTGATATCCCAAAATGCACTACCCATTTTAATAGGAAGTTCTATTCCATTCTCATCAATCATTGGAGAATATTTTTTGTTATAATACCCAGTATATTCTCTTTGACTGTTTAATTTGTCAAATGGAATATTTTCTTCAGCTACACCAATTACAGTTGCAACTCTTCTTGTATCATTAACATCGTAAGCATTCCATAATTTTGAATTTACGGTTACTCCCCAACCATGAGCATAAGGATAAGAAGAAAACTCTCTCATTCCAAACATTATCATCCAAGCATTACCATCAATATTTCCGTTATAATCACTAGTGTATGTATATTTTATAGAAAACACATTTTCTTTATTACTTTCTCCAGCATAATTAGCAACTGAAGCTGCTGGCCATAAAGTAGAAAAATCATCAACTAGACCATGACCACTAGAGGTAATAACATCTTCTAAATGCCCTAGAGCTTGAGCTTTAGTTACCACACCAACTAAATCATTTTTCCCATAATATCCAGTATAATACAAATAAACACGTCCTAATAAAGATTTTGCAGCCCACTTAGTAGCATGTCCATTAACTGTAGCACTGTATCCTGTCGAAGGCAAATTATTTGAAGCAAATACTAAATCTTCTGCAATAACTTTATAGACCTCATCTGGATCAGCTTGTGGAATATTTTGAGCAGAAGGTACTGTTAGTAAAGGCACATAACCCCATAAACGTACCATTTCAAAATAAATATAGGCTCTTATAAACTTAGTTTCAGACTCGTAAGTATTTCTTAAAGCTGTATCCCCTTTCCAATCAATTTGATCCATTTTCATCAAGAAAACATTACAACGATAAATCGCTTTATAATAAGCAATCCAATTAGTATTAAGCATATCTACTTCAGAAGGAGCGCGGGTTATATCAAACTCGTCTATTGCTGCATAATCATAACCATCTGAAGCACCAGTTCCACCAAAACAATCATCAGACATTATTTCACTGATCACTGGAATTCCCTTTCCGCTAGCACCTGTAGCTACTTGTAATCCATCATAACAACCTGCTAATGCTGAAACAGCATCAGCTGTAGTTTTGTAAAAGTTTGTATCTGTTTGTTGCGTTAGAGGTTCTGTTTCTAAACTACAAGAACTCAGGCACAATAAACTCAAACAGAAAATATATAAATATGTATTTTTCATTATTTTATTTATTAAAGTTTAACATTTAATCCCATCATGAATGTTCTTGGTCTTGGGTAGTATCCTACATCAACACCTGAAGAAAATTTTTGATCATTATCTGAAGACCCGAATCCAATTTCAGGATCCATACCATTATACTTTGTAAACGTATATAGATTTAATACTGAAAAGTAAAGTCTAAATTGGCTTGCAAAAAATGGTTTTGCTTGTTTCATTTTTGCAAAATCATATCCTAAAGTCACTGTACTGATTCTTAAGAAATCACCATCATGAATATACAAATCTGTGAAATCTGTGAAATTTTTATTGTCTTCTGTAACTCTTGGCATTGTATTAGAAGTACCCTCACCATGCCAACGGTCTAATATAGCTGTTGTATAGTTTCCATAAGTACCTGATTGATTTCTATACGATTGTACAATTTGGTTTCCTGCTACACCATTTGCCATTGCAGTAAAATCAAAACCTTTATAACTAGTCGATAAAGTAAAACCATATGTAAAATCTGGATTTGGTTTTCCAATTTCTGTTTTATCAGTAGCATCAATTTTATCATCTCCATTAGTATTTACCTTAATAAGATCACCAGGAGCTGCACTAGGTTGTAAAACTACCCCGTTTGCAGATTTATAGTTATCAATTTGTTCTTGATTTTGAAAAACACCTCCAGTTTTATATCCCCAAAAATAACCTAACGGATGCCCGTTTTCTGCTCTATAAAATTCACCAGAATTATCATAAAGCTCAGCGGTCAATCCGTGAATAATTCCTCCCTCAGCAGGTATTTTACCCACTTTGTTTTCATTATAAGCACCATTTGCACTAACGCTATAATTAAATTCTCCAATTTTATTTTGGTATTGTAATGACAATTCCAAACCTTTATTAACTACATCTCCACCATTAATATAAGGAGCATCAGCACCTGCAGTAGCCAATACTGGCGCTAAAATTATCCAATCTTTATTTGTTTTTTGGTATGCATCAAAAGTAACACTTAAGGCATTATCTAAAAATTTAGCATCAAAACCTAAATCAATTTGTTCTGAAGTTTCCCATTTCAAATCAGGATTTGCTAATCTATTAGGATAAGCTCCAGGTGTAAGAGCATTTGCACCTTCAACATTACCAAAAATATAATTAGTATAATTTGTTTTTATTGGTGATAAATATTGAAAAGCCCTTGCATTTTGATTTCCAACTTGTCCCCAGCTCGCTCTTAATTTAAGAAAATTAATTGCTTTAGAATCTTTCAAGAATCCTTCATTTGATGCAACCCAACCAGCAGATACTGAAGGAAAATAACCCCATTGGTTTTCCTTAGAAAAAACAGAAGATCCATCCATTCTAAAGGTAGCATTAATCAAATACGTTTCTTTATAATCATAATTTAATCTTCCATAATAAGACATCCTTTTAGTCTCACTTTTTTGACCATTCAATGAAATTTTAGACCCATCTTTATTAGTTGTATTATCCAACCAAGCGTGATCTAAATCACTATAAACTGCGTCCGCATTTGTAGTCGCCATAGAAGTTCCATCGTAATTAATAGAAGATGTACCCAGCATCGTTTCAAAATGATGATTTTCAGCAACATTAAACTTATAAGTTGCTAAGTTGTCCCATGTAAGGGTTTTTCCCTTATTCATGCTTTGAAAAACTTTATCAAACCTACTAAAAGCATAAATAGATAATTGATATTCTGGAGAATAAGAATGATTCTCACCAGCATAATAGTCAATACCCAAAGTAGTTTTAACCGTTAGATTCTTTATTGGTTCAATTTGCAAATAAACATTCCCTAATAATTTTTGATTATTAGATTCATTTTGATTGTTATAAACCATTGTTGCATAAGGATTTGCAACACCATTTAACCAAGGTTCTGCACTTGTAGTATTTGAGGTATCAAAATAATTACCATTCTCATCATACATTGGCAATAATGGTGTTGTTTGAAAAGCACTTCTTAGAGAGTTATTATATTGATTACCAACACCAATACCATTTTTATCAATATAAGCAAAACTTAAATTTTCACCTAAAGTAACAACATCCTTATATAATTTATGCTCTGAATTGAATCTAAAATTATAACGCTCATAATTTGATAAATCTTTACCTCCTACAACTCCTTCTTGTCCTAAATAAGACAATGAAGTAGAATAAACGGAATTATCTGAACCACCTGAAGCACCGAATGCGAAATTTTTAGTGGCAGCATTGTCAACCAACATTTGATTCATCCAATCTGTTCCTTTTCCTAATGAGGCAATTTGAGCATTAGAAAAATAAGGAGCTCTACCTGAGTTTACTGCTGCTTCATTTAAAATAGTAGCATACTCTGTTGCATCTAATAAATCTACCTTTCTAGCTACCGATTGTAAACCATAATATTGATCAAAAGTAATTTTCCCTGCTTGACCGCGCTTCCCTTTCTTTGTTGTTACCAAAATAACCCCATTAGAAGCTTGCGACCCATAAATAGCAGCAGAAGCAGCATCTTTTAAAACAGAAATATTTTCAATATCAGAATTACTTAAATAAGATATATCACTTGTAAGTATCCCGTCTACAACATAAAGAGGGCTACTACCCGCAGTAGAACCTACTCCTCTAATAACCACGTTCAAACCTTCTCCTGGTTGCCCTGAAGTAGAAGTAATTTGAAGTCCGGCAGCTTGTCCTTGAAGTGCTTGAAGTGCATTTGCAGTATTTGTCTTTGCAAGAGCTTCTCCACTAACCTGAGTAACAGCATTTGTTACCAATTTTTTCTTCATTGAACCATATCCTATAACTACAACCTCTTTAAGGTCTGCTACTTCGGTTTGTAAAGAAACATTAATTGTGTTTTGGGGTCCTACGGTAATCTTTTGGGTTCTAAATCCCATAAAACTTACTACCATTATGTCTCCCGTTTTTGCCTCTAATTTGTATTTTCCATCGAAATCAGTCGATGTTGATGTTTGTGTTCCTTGAATTGTAATAGTAGCACCAGGAATTGCCATGCCATCTCCTGTCGATTTTACATTTCCGCTTACAGTTCTAGATTGCTCTTGAGCAAAACCAGACTGCAACGAAAATACAGTAAGCAACAGCACCATGCAAAACTGGAGCATTGTTGGTTTAATACAGTAATTGCTTTTCATAATAATTAATAATTTGGTTAAATTTGTTGTTAGTAATTTTTAATCTAATTAATACGCATTCGAAATAATTTGTTCAAATAATTCTTGTCTACCACTAATTGGTTTAGGCTCTCCGTTTGCACGTGCAATAACACTTAGATCTTCCAAAGAAAATTCTCCTTTTTCGAACTTAGCACCATTTCCAGCGTCAAACGAACCGTAACGTTCAGAACGTAATCCTTTATAATTTGTATTCTTTAAAATATGATCTGCACAGATAAGACCTCTGGCAAAAACATCCATTCCAGCAATATGTGCAATGAATTTATCTTCTATATCGATTGAGTTTCTTCTTACTTTTGCATCGAAGTTTATTCCACCACCTTGAATTCCACCACCTTCTAAAATAACCAACATAGATTGTGCAATTTCAAAAACATCAACAGGGAATTGATCTGTATCCCAACCGTTTTGGTAATCACCACGATTTGCATCAATACTTCCTAACATTCCAGCATCAACAGCTACTTGTAATTCATGTTCGAAAGAGTGCCCTGCAAGCGTTGCGTGATTCACTTCCAAATTCAATTTGAAATCATTTTGAAGCCCGTGTTTATTAAGAAATCCTAGAGTTGTAGCCGCATCAAAATCATATTGATGTTTCATAGGCTCCATTGGTTTTGGCTCAATAAGGAAAGTTCCTTTAAATCCTTGTTTGCGAGCATAATCTCTACAAATAGTCAAGAAACGTCCCATGTGATCAAGTTCTCTTTTCATATCAGTATTCAAAAGACTCATATATCCTTCTCTACCTCCCCAAAACACATAATTCTCACCACCTAAAGCAATCGTTGCATCAATTGCAATTTTGGCTTGAGCTGCTGCATAAGCTACTACATCAAAATTTGGGTTTGTAGAAGCTCCATTCATATAGCGAGGATTGCTAAATAAGTTTGAAGTTCCCCATAACAATTTGATTCCACTTTCTTCTTGCTTGATTTTTGCGTAAGCAACCAAAGCTTTTACACGTTGTTCAAACTCCTCCAAAGTAGGAGCATCGTCTACCATATCAATGTCATGAAAACAATAATACGGTATACCTAGTTTGGTCATAAACTCAAAAGCGGCATCCATTTTATCTTTGGCACGCTGAATAACATCTTCGCTTTTATCCCACTCAAATGTTTCTGTTCCAGCTCCAAAAGGATCTCCTCCTTTGTTACATAACGTATGCCAGTAAGCCATAGAAAAACGTAAATGTTCTTTTAAAGTTTTACCAGCTACTACGCGATTGGCATCATACCATTTGAAAGCTAATGGATTAGTACTTTCTCTACCTTCAAATTTTATGGTATCGATGTTTTTAAAATACGGTTGTGTTGTTGTTGTACTCATTATTATAATTCTATTTTAATATTATTTTTCCATTCTTGGTATATTTCCTGATACTGGGAAGTCAGCATAGGATTAGGCTCAACTCTTTCTATACATTTTAAACCTTCAAAAGCCTCTTCCAAAGAAGCATAATAACCAAAACCATAAGCTGCTCCTCGCGCCGCTCCTTCAGAACCAGAAGTGTTATATAATTCTAATGTAGTTTGTGTAGTATTGGTGAATATTTCTCTAAATACAGGGCTCAAAAACAGATTTGCATTACCAGCTCTTACTATTTCACCAGATGCTCCCACCGATTTCATAACATCAAAACCATAATTCATAGCAAACACAATTCCTTCGCAAGCCGAACGGATAAGATGACCAGATTGATGAATATTAAAGTTTAGATTTTGAATTCCTGAATTGACATTTTTATTATTAAAAATACGTTCCACCCCATTCCCAAAAGGATAAAAACGCAATCCATTACTTCCTGCTGCTACTTTTGCCGCTTCGGCATTAAGAGAATCGTAAGCGATTAAATTGGTTCTATCTACAGACATAATTTTACGCAACCATTGGTATAAAATTCCAGAACCATTGATACATAACATTACGCCGTTATTTTTTTGACTTTCAGTATTATTGACGTGTAAAAAAGTATTGATACGATTTTCTTTGTCATAAACATCCTGATTACTCACAGCATATACTACGGCCGAAGTACCAGCTGTAGTAGCAATTTCTCCTGGTTTTAATACATTCAATGACATAGCGTTATTAGGTTGATCGCCACCTCGGTATGTAATTTTAACGTCTGAATTCAATCCTAACTCTGATGCTACATCAGCATGAATTGTAGCTTGATATCCAAAGTTGGGTACTATTTCAGGGATTTTATTTAGAGGAAGCTCCATAGCCTCCATAACTTCGGTTGCCAAAGTTCCTTTTGAGAAATTCCACAAAGCGGCTTCCGATAAGCCCGAAGTACTTATTTGTGCTTTCCCTGATAGTCTTGCAGCTATAAAATCGCCAGGAAGCATCATGTAAACCGCTTTTTGAAATACCTCTGGTTCATTAGTTTGAACCCATTTTAATTTGGAAGCTGTAAAATTCCCAGGAGTTCCAAGAATTTGTTGCTGACAGGATTCATGACCCATTCTATCATAAACTTCATTTCCAATACTTGCCGCTCTACTATCACACCAGATGATAGAGGAACGAACAGGATTTATATTTTCATCCGTTAAAACCAAACCATGCATTTGATAGGCAATCCCGATTCCAACAATCTTTTTTAAGTCTATATGCTGTTTTGCACCAAGAATTTGAATACCATTTTTTACGTATTCCCACCACTTATTTGGATCTTGTTCAGCCCATCCAAATTTGGGAGCTATGATATCCATTTCAAATTCAGGGACAGTTACCGAGGCAACAGTAGTTCCCTTATCTGCATCAAATACCGATAATTTTATAGACGAACTCCCTAAATCGATTCCTAAAAAAAACATAATCTTAGTATTATATGAGTAGCTTAATATTGTTTTTCATACTTTTGGTCAAACAAACCATAACGTTATGGTTAATTTGACTACAAGTGTACAACGTTTTTTTGATATTAACAAAATATTGAGATTAAATATTTGTTATTGATAAAAAAAACGGTCAATATTTATTGATTTCTATACTAGTAAGGTCTTTTAAAATAGAATTTATAGCAACTTTAAGTACTTATTGAGTCTGATTGTTAGTTATTTAATACCAAACAAATCAAAAAAGTATTAAAAAAGCACTTTAACACATAGTTGTAATTATTTTAAAGATTTATTAAGACAAGTACTGTAGCTTTTAAAAAAAAAATTAATTTAGTACCAAATTTCACAATGTAATGGGAGAAAAAAATAACGAACAGGATTTGATACAAATGACAGAGCAATCATCCATGAATGCCGTTTCAATTGACTGTGTTATATTTGGGTTTGACAACGGAATTCTAGAAGTCCTTTTGGTAGAACATGGCGAAGGTATTAGTAAAGGAAAATGGGGCTTACCTGGGGGCTGGATAAAAAAAAGAGAAAGCACCGATAATGCAGCTCATCGATTACTAGCTGAACTTACAGGAATGGATCATATTTACCTTGAACAGCTAAAAGCCTTTGGAGAACCAGATCGTTTCCCTACAAGAAGGGTTATTACTATAGGTTATTACGCTTTGGTAAAAAGAGAAGATTACGACATTAAAGCTGGTTTTACAGCTTCGGATGCAAAATGGTATAGAATTAATGAGATTCCAAAATTAATATATGACCATAATGAAATTCTTGACTATAGTATAAAAAATCTTCGCAATAGAGTACGCCAAGCTCCATTAGGTTTTAATTTACTACCAGAAAAATTTACTTTACTACAACTCATGCATTTATATGAAGAAATTCTAGGAATTGAGATGGATAAATCTAATTTCCGTAGAAAAATTCTACACATGAAATTGTTAGTTGCATTAGATGAAAAGCAAAAAGATGTTTCGCATCGTGCAGCGCAATTATATAAATTTGACCCAGCAATTTATGAGAAGCTGACCCAAAAAGGATTTAATTTTGAGTTTTAAAAATTTACTTTAAAAACAAAATTTATATTTTCCATTCTAAAACAACAAAACTAAATTGATAATCGAAGTAGCCACAGAAAACAAGAAAATAGCAGTCGACGGTATCACAATCGATTGTGTAATATTTGGTTTTAATAAAGAAAGTCTAGAAGTTCTTTTAGTTCAGCATGCCGAAGGTGAAAGTATTGGGAAATGGGGACTACTTGGTGGATGGTTACAAAAAGAAGAAAGTTCAGATGATGCTGCTCAACGAATATTGTACGAGCTAACTAGTATGGATAATATCTATTTAGAACAATTGAAGGCTTTTACTAACCCAAAACGTGTAGTCGAAAGAAGAGTAGTTACCATCGGTTACTACACTTTAATAAATAGAGAAGATTATAACATAAAAGCCAGCTTAACAGTAAGAGAAGCAAAATGGCACAAAATTAATGACATTCCTGATTTAATATTTGATCATAACGAAATTTTAGAATTTAGTTTAGTACACTTACAAAATAGGGTTCGTCAAGCTCCTATAGGCTTTAATTTGCTACCCGAAAAATTTACTTTATTACAACTCATGCATCTCTATGAAGAAATATTAGGCATTGAATTAGAAAAATCAAATTTTCGTCGAAAAATTCTACACATGAAATTATTAGTTGGATTGGATGAAAAACAACAAGATGTTTCACATAGAGCAGCAAAATTATATAAATTCGACTCAGAAATTTATAAAAAGCTAACCCAAAAAGGCTTCAACTTTGAGTTTTAGTGTAAAAACTCAATTTACAACTTAGCAT
The Flavobacterium sp. 5 DNA segment above includes these coding regions:
- a CDS encoding glycoside hydrolase family 2 TIM barrel-domain containing protein, with product MKYLSNFIHGLVLFVITILTASCNRNETDFSSRKVTFNNDWSFHLNDSLKDKDTISNATVWRTLNVPHDWGIEGKFDEKSPAGYGGGALTGGLGWYKKTFKVSAADSTKVTSIIFDGVYKDSEVWINGHYLGKRPNGYIGFQYDMSQYLNYGDKNNEIIVKVDNSKQPNSRWYSGSGIFRNVWIETTDKLHVGQWGTYVTTPKVTVEKASVNLETTIQNQNSVSKKAIVTTTIFKEDTKVTSVTQNITIVANANQTIKQETQVESPVLWSVEKPELYTAVTEISVDDKIVDQYKTSFGIRDFKFDVNKGFILNGKQVKIKGVCMHHDLGPLGSAINTRAIERQLEILKEMGVNGIRTSHNPPAPELLDLCDKMGFIVMDEAFDMWKQTKTKYDYANDWDKWHKKDLIDQLLRDRNHPSVFIWSIGNEIPEQWSETGVTIAKELVAITRQYDKTRPITAAMNPPVNMNIDEVTLQFDKAKTYFNSIAKSGVLDIIGYNYAHQTYEYHQKNFPGKSFIATETTSALETRGYYDVKSDDIKKWPVRWDLKFTEGNPGNTVSAYDQVQAPWGSTHEATWKVIKKHDFLSGMYIWTGFDYIGEPTPYEWPSISSYFGIVDLAGFPKDVYYMYQSEWTDKTVLHIFPHWNWKAGQTVDVWAYYNNADEVELFLNGKSVGIRSKKGDDLHVMWKVPFQSGTLKAISRKNGKTVLESEIRTAGNPATLKLTADRSTIKADGNDLSFVTVDILDANGTLAPTANNEINFSVTGNGKIVGVCSGDPVSHESYKGSKHTALNGKCLVIVQSTTKGGRIELTAKANGLKQNTIVITAE
- a CDS encoding RagB/SusD family nutrient uptake outer membrane protein: MKNTYLYIFCLSLLCLSSCSLETEPLTQQTDTNFYKTTADAVSALAGCYDGLQVATGASGKGIPVISEIMSDDCFGGTGASDGYDYAAIDEFDITRAPSEVDMLNTNWIAYYKAIYRCNVFLMKMDQIDWKGDTALRNTYESETKFIRAYIYFEMVRLWGYVPLLTVPSAQNIPQADPDEVYKVIAEDLVFASNNLPSTGYSATVNGHATKWAAKSLLGRVYLYYTGYYGKNDLVGVVTKAQALGHLEDVITSSGHGLVDDFSTLWPAASVANYAGESNKENVFSIKYTYTSDYNGNIDGNAWMIMFGMREFSSYPYAHGWGVTVNSKLWNAYDVNDTRRVATVIGVAEENIPFDKLNSQREYTGYYNKKYSPMIDENGIELPIKMGSAFWDISQFQDYTVIRYADVLLMAAELGSGNAQAYFDEVRQRAYKASFTTLPVTQDNIMKERQLEFALEGVRYWDLLRQGIGIASSTIAETTTLLSGGVAGTKTITAAKIQATKGLQQIPNTQITLSGGVLKQNAGW
- a CDS encoding TonB-dependent receptor, whose protein sequence is MKSNYCIKPTMLQFCMVLLLTVFSLQSGFAQEQSRTVSGNVKSTGDGMAIPGATITIQGTQTSTSTDFDGKYKLEAKTGDIMVVSFMGFRTQKITVGPQNTINVSLQTEVADLKEVVVIGYGSMKKKLVTNAVTQVSGEALAKTNTANALQALQGQAAGLQITSTSGQPGEGLNVVIRGVGSTAGSSPLYVVDGILTSDISYLSNSDIENISVLKDAASAAIYGSQASNGVILVTTKKGKRGQAGKITFDQYYGLQSVARKVDLLDATEYATILNEAAVNSGRAPYFSNAQIASLGKGTDWMNQMLVDNAATKNFAFGASGGSDNSVYSTSLSYLGQEGVVGGKDLSNYERYNFRFNSEHKLYKDVVTLGENLSFAYIDKNGIGVGNQYNNSLRSAFQTTPLLPMYDENGNYFDTSNTTSAEPWLNGVANPYATMVYNNQNESNNQKLLGNVYLQIEPIKNLTVKTTLGIDYYAGENHSYSPEYQLSIYAFSRFDKVFQSMNKGKTLTWDNLATYKFNVAENHHFETMLGTSSINYDGTSMATTNADAVYSDLDHAWLDNTTNKDGSKISLNGQKSETKRMSYYGRLNYDYKETYLINATFRMDGSSVFSKENQWGYFPSVSAGWVASNEGFLKDSKAINFLKLRASWGQVGNQNARAFQYLSPIKTNYTNYIFGNVEGANALTPGAYPNRLANPDLKWETSEQIDLGFDAKFLDNALSVTFDAYQKTNKDWIILAPVLATAGADAPYINGGDVVNKGLELSLQYQNKIGEFNYSVSANGAYNENKVGKIPAEGGIIHGLTAELYDNSGEFYRAENGHPLGYFWGYKTGGVFQNQEQIDNYKSANGVVLQPSAAPGDLIKVNTNGDDKIDATDKTEIGKPNPDFTYGFTLSTSYKGFDFTAMANGVAGNQIVQSYRNQSGTYGNYTTAILDRWHGEGTSNTMPRVTEDNKNFTDFTDLYIHDGDFLRISTVTLGYDFAKMKQAKPFFASQFRLYFSVLNLYTFTKYNGMDPEIGFGSSDNDQKFSSGVDVGYYPRPRTFMMGLNVKL
- the xylA gene encoding xylose isomerase; protein product: MSTTTTQPYFKNIDTIKFEGRESTNPLAFKWYDANRVVAGKTLKEHLRFSMAYWHTLCNKGGDPFGAGTETFEWDKSEDVIQRAKDKMDAAFEFMTKLGIPYYCFHDIDMVDDAPTLEEFEQRVKALVAYAKIKQEESGIKLLWGTSNLFSNPRYMNGASTNPNFDVVAYAAAQAKIAIDATIALGGENYVFWGGREGYMSLLNTDMKRELDHMGRFLTICRDYARKQGFKGTFLIEPKPMEPMKHQYDFDAATTLGFLNKHGLQNDFKLNLEVNHATLAGHSFEHELQVAVDAGMLGSIDANRGDYQNGWDTDQFPVDVFEIAQSMLVILEGGGIQGGGINFDAKVRRNSIDIEDKFIAHIAGMDVFARGLICADHILKNTNYKGLRSERYGSFDAGNGAKFEKGEFSLEDLSVIARANGEPKPISGRQELFEQIISNAY